A region from the Beduinella massiliensis genome encodes:
- a CDS encoding glycoside hydrolase family 2 TIM barrel-domain containing protein — MNRMQEDYGTLLSLNPLAEFDIPPVDPGSALAPFDRAQESLSGPWHFTPDPYNTCLRKRFFEEKAEDAEGRPTPVDYDLDAWPTVQVPGCWNCADARYALYEGAAVYARAFDYAAQRPGERVFLRIGAANYVCRVFLNGRLLARHEGGFTPFCVELTDALRSHNRLILQVDNARDARQVPSLNYDWFNYGGLTREVSLLRVPARFIQDAFLALSPDSDERIDVRVRLSGARGGERVEVALPELDARVTLAVSPDGTACGQLSARPSLWSPDAPVLYDAVISCEGDRVRDRVGFRRIETRGRRILLNGEEIFLRGVCCHEEAPGKGRTLREEDARQAILDAKALGCNAMRLTHYPHSEQMARLADELGMLLWEEIPVYWAIDFSDPQTEACARRQLEELILRDRGRASVILWSVGNENPDTQERFDFMSGLVRLCRRLDPTRLTTAACLVNVDEMRVCDRLADVVDVVAFNEYYGWYYRDYAPLSEILQRTRTEKPLVISETGAGARAGLHGGDEELFTEEHQAKVYEKQLEIADGRLQGFFPWILYDFRSPIRLNAQQEGFNRKGLIADDRKARKLAFDVVRRYYKSKTTGAKG; from the coding sequence ATGAACCGCATGCAGGAAGACTACGGAACGCTCCTGAGCCTCAACCCTCTCGCCGAGTTCGACATCCCGCCCGTCGATCCCGGGAGCGCGCTCGCGCCCTTCGACCGGGCGCAGGAAAGCCTCTCGGGGCCTTGGCATTTCACGCCGGACCCCTATAACACCTGCCTTCGCAAGCGCTTCTTCGAGGAAAAGGCCGAGGACGCCGAGGGACGCCCCACGCCCGTCGATTACGACCTGGACGCCTGGCCCACCGTGCAGGTACCCGGCTGCTGGAACTGCGCGGATGCGCGCTACGCGCTCTACGAGGGAGCGGCTGTCTACGCGCGCGCGTTCGATTACGCCGCTCAGAGGCCCGGCGAGCGCGTGTTCCTGCGCATAGGCGCGGCGAACTACGTCTGCCGCGTGTTTCTGAACGGCAGGCTGCTCGCGCGCCACGAGGGCGGGTTCACGCCGTTCTGCGTGGAGTTGACGGACGCGCTCCGTTCCCATAACCGCCTGATCTTACAGGTGGACAACGCGCGCGACGCCCGTCAGGTGCCCTCCCTCAACTACGACTGGTTCAACTACGGCGGCCTGACGCGCGAGGTATCGCTGCTGCGCGTGCCCGCCCGGTTCATACAGGATGCCTTTCTGGCCCTCAGCCCCGATTCGGATGAACGAATCGACGTGCGCGTCCGGCTGTCCGGCGCGCGCGGCGGCGAACGCGTCGAGGTCGCCCTGCCGGAGCTGGACGCCCGCGTGACGCTCGCGGTCTCCCCGGACGGCACAGCCTGCGGGCAGCTATCGGCCCGTCCCAGCCTCTGGTCGCCCGACGCGCCCGTGCTCTACGACGCCGTCATCTCCTGCGAGGGCGACCGCGTGCGGGATCGCGTGGGCTTTCGGCGCATCGAAACGCGGGGACGGCGCATCCTGCTCAACGGTGAGGAAATCTTCCTGCGCGGCGTCTGCTGTCACGAGGAAGCGCCCGGCAAGGGGCGCACGCTGCGCGAGGAAGACGCGAGGCAGGCGATCCTGGACGCCAAAGCGCTGGGCTGCAACGCGATGCGCCTGACGCACTACCCGCACAGCGAACAGATGGCGCGCCTCGCGGACGAGCTGGGCATGCTGCTGTGGGAGGAAATCCCGGTCTACTGGGCCATCGACTTCTCCGACCCGCAGACCGAGGCCTGCGCGCGCCGCCAGTTGGAGGAGCTGATCCTGCGCGACAGGGGACGCGCCAGCGTGATCCTCTGGAGCGTGGGCAACGAAAACCCGGACACGCAGGAGCGCTTCGACTTCATGTCCGGGCTCGTGCGCCTCTGCCGCCGGCTGGATCCGACCCGGCTGACGACTGCGGCCTGCCTGGTCAATGTGGACGAGATGCGCGTGTGCGACCGGCTGGCCGACGTCGTGGACGTCGTCGCCTTCAACGAATACTACGGCTGGTATTACCGCGATTACGCGCCGCTTTCGGAGATTCTCCAGCGCACGCGCACGGAAAAGCCGTTGGTCATCAGCGAGACGGGCGCGGGCGCGCGGGCGGGGCTGCACGGCGGCGACGAGGAGCTCTTCACCGAGGAGCACCAGGCTAAGGTCTACGAAAAGCAGCTCGAAATCGCGGACGGCCGCCTTCAGGGCTTCTTCCCCTGGATCCTGTACGACTTCCGCTCGCCCATCCGCCTGAACGCCCAGCAGGAGGGCTTCAACAGAAAGGGACTGATCGCGGACGACCGCAAGGCGCGCAAGCTCGCCTTTGACGTCGTCCGGCGATATTACAAATCGAAGACAACGGGCGCCAAAGGCTGA
- a CDS encoding helix-turn-helix transcriptional regulator: protein MEEKGALTEAVYYILLALNSPLHGYGIMQRVKAVSHGRVSLGAGTLYGAISTLLAKGWIEPCASGDARRKEYSLTPLGREALAAEVERLGELYDNGIAVLGGKKDEDA, encoded by the coding sequence ATGGAGGAAAAAGGCGCGCTGACCGAGGCGGTGTATTACATTCTGCTGGCGCTGAACTCGCCGCTGCACGGCTACGGCATCATGCAGCGGGTCAAGGCGGTCAGCCACGGGCGCGTCTCGCTGGGCGCGGGCACGCTGTATGGTGCGATCAGCACCCTGCTCGCCAAGGGGTGGATCGAGCCCTGCGCCTCCGGCGACGCCCGGCGCAAGGAATACAGCCTGACGCCGCTCGGGCGCGAGGCGCTCGCCGCAGAGGTAGAGCGTCTGGGAGAGCTATATGACAACGGCATCGCCGTTCTGGGAGGGAAGAAAGATGAAGACGCATGA
- a CDS encoding DUF2812 domain-containing protein, which produces MKTHEFHYYVDAEKEELYLNDQAKRGRALTGYCLCCYTYEDCAPGEYIYRIDLLDGSPGQQQEYLEFLQESGIEFVARWQNWVYLRRRTSEGPFDLYSDNASKVRHLQKLMEFYTLLLFLVGFPTLFNLAIFFSTGSVINLFCTLLTLAIFVLILSVRKRVQSRLHALRAENQVRE; this is translated from the coding sequence ATGAAGACGCATGAGTTTCACTATTATGTGGACGCCGAAAAGGAGGAGCTCTACCTGAACGACCAGGCGAAGCGAGGCCGGGCGCTCACGGGTTATTGCCTTTGCTGCTATACGTACGAGGACTGTGCGCCCGGCGAATACATCTACCGCATCGACCTGCTCGACGGCAGCCCAGGGCAGCAGCAGGAATACCTCGAATTTTTGCAGGAATCCGGCATTGAATTTGTAGCCCGCTGGCAAAACTGGGTTTACCTGCGCCGCAGAACCTCCGAGGGGCCGTTCGACCTGTACAGCGACAACGCGTCCAAGGTGCGCCACCTGCAAAAGCTCATGGAATTCTACACCCTCTTGCTCTTTCTGGTGGGCTTCCCCACCCTTTTCAACCTCGCAATCTTCTTCTCGACCGGCAGCGTCATCAACCTTTTCTGTACGCTCCTCACGCTGGCGATCTTTGTCTTGATCCTTAGCGTGCGCAAGCGTGTCCAGTCGCGTCTGCACGCGCTGCGCGCGGAGAATCAAGTCCGGGAATGA
- a CDS encoding alpha/beta fold hydrolase, protein MPMLDKPLRELEQYRGINPRPADFDAYWARALDEMHALGTDCTLAPAEFQVPGVARCSELTFTGVGGAQVHARFMQPLMFSGKRPAVLMFHGYKGKADSWRSMLAFAGAGFAVAAMDARGQGGASEDAAAAGQSTIYGQIVRGLDGEPEDLFFRSVFLDTAQLARIVMAMDCVDENRVGATGFSQGGALTLACGALEPRVRALASLGPFLSDYERVWEMDLDLDAYQELRDYFRHRDPLHRRHREVFERLGYIDVQHLAPRIQGRTLMGTGLLDNICPPSTQFAAYNHMSCEKEHLVFPDYRHEVPREWDEAALLWLLRM, encoded by the coding sequence ATGCCGATGCTGGACAAACCGCTCCGCGAGCTGGAGCAATACAGGGGCATCAATCCCCGGCCCGCGGACTTTGACGCGTATTGGGCGCGGGCGCTCGACGAGATGCACGCGCTGGGCACGGATTGTACGCTCGCGCCCGCGGAGTTTCAGGTGCCGGGCGTGGCGCGATGCAGCGAGCTTACGTTCACGGGCGTGGGCGGAGCGCAGGTGCATGCGCGCTTCATGCAGCCGCTGATGTTTTCGGGCAAGCGCCCCGCGGTGCTGATGTTTCACGGCTATAAGGGAAAGGCGGATAGCTGGCGCAGCATGCTGGCCTTTGCCGGGGCGGGGTTCGCCGTCGCGGCGATGGACGCGCGCGGCCAGGGCGGCGCGTCCGAGGACGCGGCCGCTGCGGGGCAGTCCACGATTTACGGCCAGATCGTGCGCGGCCTGGACGGGGAGCCGGAGGATCTGTTCTTCCGAAGCGTCTTTCTGGATACGGCGCAGCTCGCGCGCATCGTGATGGCGATGGACTGCGTGGACGAAAATCGTGTGGGTGCGACGGGCTTCAGCCAGGGCGGCGCGCTGACGCTGGCCTGCGGCGCACTGGAGCCGCGCGTACGCGCGTTGGCGTCGCTTGGCCCCTTCCTGAGCGATTACGAACGCGTATGGGAGATGGACCTGGACCTCGACGCCTATCAGGAATTGCGCGATTACTTCCGTCACCGCGATCCCCTGCACCGGCGTCACCGCGAGGTGTTTGAACGTCTCGGCTACATCGACGTGCAGCACCTCGCGCCGCGCATTCAGGGACGGACGCTCATGGGCACGGGCCTGCTGGACAATATTTGTCCGCCCTCTACGCAGTTCGCGGCCTATAACCACATGAGCTGTGAAAAGGAGCACCTCGTGTTCCCGGATTACAGGCATGAGGTGCCGCGCGAGTGGGACGAGGCCGCCCTGCTGTGGCTGCTGAGGATGTGA
- a CDS encoding alanine--tRNA ligase, translating to MSVRPTTSNELRAMWLRFFEQKGHAVIPSASVIPENDPTVLFTTAGMHPLVPYLMGQKHPAGNRLCDVQKCIRTGDIDEVGDASHLTFFEMLGNWSLGDYFKKEAISWSWEFLTGKEWLGLDPDRLAFSVFEGDEERGIPRDDEAANYWRENGVKDDHIFFLPRANNWWGPAGQTGPCGPDTEMFIITDKEPCGPDCSPACDCGRYLEIWNDVFMQYHKNADGAFEPMARKNVDTGMGLERTICVLNGKKTVYDTDAFTGILAKIAELSGREYGADEKTTRAFRIIADHMRTATMILGDPRGVSPSNVDQGYVLRRLIRRAVRFGMELGMGEGFTCEIAAVIIAQYQDVYPELKQNEAFVLEQLKLEEARFARTLRQGEKEFAKMVARMEGGKVIDGVSAFKLYDTYGFPIEMTKELAAEHGLTVDEEGFAARFEQHQKTSHAGAEQRFKGGLADHSEQTARLHTATHLLHGALRKVLGDEVAQKGSNITAERLRFDFSFGRKMTKEEIAEVERLVNEAIAADAPVEMKETTVAEAKAEGAIGLFESKYGEKVRMYTMGPFSKEICGGPHANHTGELISFKIQKEESSSAGVRRIKAVIGAKAE from the coding sequence ATGAGCGTAAGACCTACGACTTCCAACGAACTGCGGGCGATGTGGCTCAGATTTTTTGAGCAAAAGGGGCACGCGGTGATTCCCAGCGCCTCCGTCATTCCGGAAAACGATCCGACCGTGCTGTTCACCACGGCGGGCATGCATCCGCTGGTGCCGTACCTGATGGGCCAGAAGCATCCGGCGGGCAATCGCCTTTGCGACGTGCAGAAGTGCATCCGCACCGGCGACATCGACGAGGTGGGCGACGCCTCGCACCTGACCTTCTTTGAAATGCTGGGCAACTGGTCGCTGGGCGATTACTTCAAGAAGGAAGCGATCTCCTGGTCCTGGGAATTCCTGACGGGCAAGGAATGGCTCGGGCTCGACCCGGACAGGCTCGCCTTCTCGGTGTTCGAGGGCGACGAGGAACGCGGCATCCCCCGCGACGACGAGGCCGCGAACTACTGGCGCGAAAACGGCGTGAAGGACGACCACATCTTCTTCCTGCCGCGCGCGAACAACTGGTGGGGCCCTGCGGGCCAGACCGGCCCCTGCGGCCCGGACACGGAGATGTTCATCATCACCGACAAGGAGCCCTGCGGCCCGGACTGCTCGCCCGCCTGCGACTGCGGACGCTACCTGGAGATCTGGAACGACGTGTTCATGCAGTACCATAAGAACGCGGACGGCGCCTTTGAGCCGATGGCGCGCAAGAACGTCGATACCGGCATGGGGCTGGAGCGCACGATCTGCGTGCTGAACGGCAAGAAGACCGTCTACGATACCGATGCGTTCACGGGCATCCTCGCCAAGATCGCGGAGCTTTCGGGCAGGGAGTACGGCGCGGACGAGAAGACCACGCGCGCCTTCCGCATCATCGCCGACCACATGCGCACCGCGACGATGATCCTGGGCGACCCGCGCGGCGTCTCCCCCTCCAACGTAGACCAGGGCTACGTGCTGCGCCGCCTCATCCGCCGCGCCGTGCGCTTTGGCATGGAGCTGGGCATGGGCGAGGGCTTTACCTGCGAGATCGCCGCGGTCATCATCGCGCAGTATCAGGACGTGTACCCGGAACTCAAGCAGAACGAGGCCTTCGTGCTCGAACAGCTGAAGCTCGAAGAAGCGCGCTTTGCCCGCACGCTGCGCCAGGGCGAGAAGGAGTTCGCGAAGATGGTCGCCCGCATGGAGGGCGGCAAGGTCATCGACGGCGTCAGCGCCTTCAAGCTCTACGACACCTACGGCTTCCCCATCGAAATGACCAAGGAACTGGCCGCCGAGCACGGCCTGACGGTCGATGAGGAGGGCTTTGCCGCCCGCTTTGAGCAGCACCAGAAGACCAGCCACGCGGGCGCGGAGCAGCGCTTCAAGGGCGGTCTGGCGGACCACAGCGAGCAGACCGCGCGGCTGCACACCGCGACCCACCTGCTGCACGGCGCGCTGCGCAAGGTGCTGGGCGACGAGGTCGCGCAGAAGGGCTCCAACATCACGGCGGAGCGCCTGCGCTTCGACTTCTCCTTTGGCCGCAAGATGACCAAGGAGGAGATCGCCGAGGTGGAACGCCTGGTGAACGAGGCGATCGCGGCGGACGCGCCCGTCGAGATGAAGGAGACGACCGTGGCCGAGGCCAAGGCGGAGGGCGCGATCGGTCTGTTCGAGAGCAAGTACGGCGAAAAGGTGCGCATGTACACCATGGGGCCGTTCTCCAAGGAAATCTGCGGCGGCCCGCACGCGAACCACACGGGCGAGCTGATCTCGTTTAAGATTCAGAAGGAAGAATCCTCCTCGGCCGGTGTGCGCCGCATCAAGGCGGTCATCGGGGCGAAGGCGGAGTAA
- a CDS encoding peptidoglycan-binding domain-containing protein, which translates to MKTRGFMAVLIGLLLSCCLATVAQAAGYKDVYGKTLDRVRVRAKASLSADIEDNIVSGACVYALDTDYVGGNTFIRIRYRDLQGDIATGWVCQNDGSKTYVKMLSKADAKNYFGVEGGDLPSKRVGTFTRSDKTSSNNTSGVTGKYGYLQNGSSGSDVRRLQQKLTELGYYKGNITGSYGNLTEQAVKDFQKKAGLYDDGIAGPATQAKLFGTSSSSSSSSSSSKVNLTSSQISQLQSDLKELKLYDGSITGNYGTKTEEAVRKFQRKYGLSADGIAGEKTLDKIASVLSGSSSSGSSGTISTSSTLKLNSTGTAVRTLQQNLKTLGFYDGSVTGNYGPMTEEAVRKFQRKNDLSADGVAGKKTLEKINAAMGGGSTDGSGTSTGGSTTTLKEGSSGEAVKTLQENLKTLKYYTGSVTGSYGSLTKEAVRKFQKDNDLTADGVAGPKTLNKITAKITGKDPESGDGVITTPTLRSNYGRTNKDKVNVRTSPTGNSKTILALNTYFKINSSMSSNNYVWYNITFTVGGYTSSGYIRSDMVYVLTKSEAESYLAGNVTGGGEVVVNGYIKVTADNVRLRQEASTDSSVMGTTSKGAIYPYISTKKDGDGKKWYGLKIGSWIREDFVTTNVSDDEIKGSGSGSGGYRTLTLNMEGEDVKSLQQALRKLGYYPESKSITGRYGTGTAEAVRQFQLDHNITADAKAGPKTQTAIYAKLNSSASTTPAYGLDGTAYFNPDYFASKEAIKKAWGSGKATLYDINSGKSWNIVLQSAGNHFDVEPATADDTAVMCAAYGVGSALELTDDNGHYKRRPVLLTIGKSTFCGSMYGVVHGSQKVTNNNYPGQFCIHLKNSKTHGSDHVDDDHQAAIAKAVTWVKNNKTSGAEPGSVYPAPTT; encoded by the coding sequence ATGAAAACCAGAGGGTTCATGGCGGTCCTGATCGGCCTGCTGTTGTCGTGCTGCCTTGCTACCGTCGCGCAGGCGGCTGGTTACAAGGACGTGTACGGCAAGACGCTCGACAGAGTGCGTGTGCGCGCCAAGGCTTCGCTGTCCGCCGATATCGAGGACAACATCGTCTCCGGCGCCTGCGTGTATGCGCTGGATACGGATTACGTCGGCGGAAACACGTTTATCCGCATTCGTTACCGCGATCTGCAGGGCGACATCGCGACGGGCTGGGTCTGCCAAAACGACGGCTCCAAGACGTACGTGAAGATGCTCAGCAAGGCCGACGCGAAGAACTACTTCGGCGTCGAGGGCGGCGACCTGCCGTCCAAGCGAGTGGGCACGTTCACGCGCTCGGACAAGACGAGCTCCAACAACACGTCGGGCGTTACGGGCAAGTACGGCTACCTGCAAAACGGCTCGTCCGGGTCGGACGTCCGCCGCCTTCAGCAGAAGCTGACGGAGCTCGGCTACTATAAGGGCAACATCACCGGCAGCTACGGCAACCTGACGGAGCAGGCGGTGAAGGACTTCCAGAAGAAGGCCGGTTTGTACGACGACGGCATCGCGGGCCCCGCGACGCAGGCGAAGCTCTTCGGCACCTCGAGCTCTTCGTCCTCCTCGTCCTCAAGCTCCAAGGTCAACCTGACCAGCTCACAGATCAGCCAGCTTCAGTCGGACCTGAAGGAATTGAAGCTTTACGACGGCAGCATCACGGGCAATTACGGCACCAAGACCGAAGAAGCGGTGCGCAAGTTCCAGCGCAAGTACGGCCTTTCCGCGGACGGCATCGCGGGGGAGAAGACGCTCGATAAGATCGCGTCCGTCCTCAGCGGGTCCTCCTCTTCGGGAAGCTCCGGTACGATCTCTACTTCTTCCACCTTAAAGCTCAACTCCACCGGCACGGCGGTGAGGACGCTGCAGCAGAACCTCAAGACGCTGGGCTTCTACGACGGCAGCGTCACGGGCAATTACGGCCCCATGACCGAGGAAGCGGTGCGTAAGTTCCAGCGCAAGAACGACCTTTCCGCGGACGGCGTGGCGGGCAAGAAGACGCTGGAGAAGATCAACGCGGCGATGGGCGGCGGCTCCACCGATGGCTCCGGCACCTCTACGGGCGGGTCGACGACGACGCTCAAGGAGGGCTCCTCCGGCGAAGCGGTGAAGACGCTTCAGGAGAACCTGAAGACCCTGAAGTATTATACCGGCAGCGTCACGGGCAGCTACGGCTCCCTTACCAAGGAAGCGGTGCGCAAGTTCCAGAAGGACAACGATCTGACCGCGGACGGCGTGGCGGGCCCGAAGACCCTCAACAAGATTACAGCGAAGATCACGGGAAAAGACCCGGAGAGCGGCGACGGCGTCATTACCACCCCCACGCTGCGCAGCAATTACGGACGCACGAACAAGGACAAGGTCAACGTGCGCACGAGCCCGACCGGCAATTCCAAGACGATCCTTGCGCTCAACACCTACTTCAAGATCAACAGCTCGATGAGCAGCAACAACTACGTCTGGTACAACATTACCTTCACGGTGGGCGGCTACACCTCCTCCGGCTACATCCGCAGCGACATGGTATATGTGCTCACCAAGTCCGAGGCGGAGTCCTACCTCGCGGGCAATGTCACCGGCGGTGGCGAAGTCGTCGTCAACGGCTACATCAAGGTGACGGCGGACAACGTGCGCCTGCGTCAGGAAGCGAGCACGGACTCCAGCGTGATGGGTACGACCAGCAAGGGCGCTATCTATCCCTACATCAGCACGAAGAAGGACGGCGACGGCAAGAAGTGGTACGGCCTGAAGATCGGCTCCTGGATTCGTGAGGACTTCGTCACCACGAACGTCTCCGACGACGAAATCAAGGGCTCCGGCAGTGGCTCCGGCGGATACCGCACGCTGACGCTCAACATGGAGGGCGAAGACGTCAAGTCGCTGCAGCAGGCGCTGCGCAAGCTGGGTTATTACCCGGAGAGCAAGTCGATCACCGGCCGTTACGGAACCGGTACCGCCGAGGCGGTGCGCCAGTTCCAGCTCGACCACAACATCACGGCGGACGCCAAGGCGGGTCCGAAGACGCAGACCGCGATTTACGCGAAGCTCAACAGCTCCGCATCGACGACGCCGGCGTACGGCCTGGATGGAACGGCTTACTTCAACCCCGACTACTTTGCAAGCAAAGAAGCGATCAAGAAGGCCTGGGGCAGCGGCAAGGCGACGCTGTACGACATCAACTCCGGCAAGTCGTGGAACATCGTCCTGCAATCCGCTGGCAACCACTTCGACGTGGAGCCCGCCACGGCGGACGACACGGCCGTCATGTGTGCGGCCTACGGCGTGGGCAGCGCGCTCGAGCTGACGGACGACAACGGCCACTATAAGCGTCGCCCGGTGCTGCTGACGATCGGAAAGTCGACGTTCTGCGGCTCGATGTACGGCGTGGTTCACGGAAGCCAGAAGGTGACCAACAACAACTATCCCGGTCAGTTCTGTATCCACCTCAAGAACAGCAAGACGCACGGAAGCGACCACGTGGACGACGACCACCAGGCGGCGATCGCCAAGGCCGTCACCTGGGTCAAGAACAACAAGACCAGCGGTGCGGAACCGGGGAGCGTATATCCGGCGCCCACTACCTGA
- a CDS encoding sensor histidine kinase, protein MRERVDVRKAAVYSIVMNVLQVAAVIVLAVMLIRAPSRLDMKLYRFMIFVCAVTVCWGALMDIGAALTHVRAKRQADEIEAAYKQMEELNRTLRAQRHDFMNHIQVVYSLIEMDEPQEACDYMDRVYGDIQRVNRALKTDSVAINALLQAKLADCERRGIQMELDIRASWKNLSMPAWEMCRVLGNLIDNAIDAMHETKAPLLVVSLFEDLKACRFEVKNNGPVIPAQTAAHIFTPGFTTKRTGQGMGLFIVQRLMREYGGDIALSSEEGQTVFSGYVPHKKEEIGEKFDTDATNSDAAASNK, encoded by the coding sequence ATGCGCGAAAGAGTCGATGTCAGGAAGGCGGCGGTGTATTCCATCGTCATGAACGTGCTGCAGGTGGCGGCGGTCATCGTGCTGGCCGTAATGCTCATCCGCGCGCCCAGCCGTCTGGACATGAAGCTTTACCGGTTCATGATCTTCGTGTGCGCGGTGACCGTCTGCTGGGGCGCGCTGATGGACATCGGCGCGGCGCTGACGCATGTGCGCGCCAAGCGGCAGGCGGACGAAATCGAGGCCGCCTATAAACAGATGGAGGAGCTCAACCGCACGCTGCGCGCGCAGCGGCACGACTTCATGAACCACATCCAGGTGGTGTACAGCCTCATCGAGATGGATGAACCCCAGGAAGCCTGCGACTACATGGACCGCGTGTACGGAGACATCCAGCGCGTCAACCGCGCGCTCAAGACGGACAGCGTGGCGATCAACGCGCTGCTGCAGGCGAAGCTGGCGGACTGCGAGCGGCGCGGCATTCAAATGGAGCTGGATATTCGGGCGAGCTGGAAGAACCTCTCGATGCCGGCCTGGGAGATGTGCCGGGTGCTGGGCAACCTGATCGACAACGCCATCGACGCCATGCACGAGACGAAAGCGCCCCTGCTCGTCGTCTCCCTGTTTGAGGATTTAAAGGCCTGCCGCTTTGAGGTCAAGAACAACGGCCCCGTCATCCCGGCGCAGACGGCGGCGCACATCTTCACGCCCGGCTTTACCACCAAGCGCACGGGACAGGGCATGGGGCTTTTCATCGTGCAGCGCCTGATGCGCGAGTACGGCGGAGATATCGCCCTTTCGAGCGAGGAGGGGCAAACGGTCTTTTCCGGCTATGTGCCCCATAAAAAAGAAGAAATTGGGGAAAAATTTGATACGGATGCAACCAATTCGGACGCTGCGGCGTCTAATAAATGA
- a CDS encoding ECF transporter S component gives MNLKNTKNLAICGLLAALVLLATFVIKLPVPITNGYVHLGDGFIFLAALLTGPVGALVAGVGSMLADLIGGYFPYILPTFVIKAAMGFIAGRFAVCDSKNLLRNLIVFLCAEAVMVLGYFLFEGVLYGFAAALGAVFPNIIQGVFGVVVGLALTPVAEQLKKYVA, from the coding sequence GTGAACCTCAAAAATACCAAAAACCTCGCGATCTGCGGCCTGCTGGCCGCGCTCGTGCTGCTCGCCACCTTCGTCATCAAGCTGCCGGTTCCCATTACCAACGGTTACGTACACCTGGGCGACGGCTTCATCTTCCTGGCCGCCCTCCTCACCGGGCCCGTCGGCGCGCTCGTAGCGGGCGTCGGCTCCATGCTGGCCGATCTCATCGGCGGCTACTTTCCCTACATCCTTCCCACCTTCGTCATCAAGGCGGCCATGGGCTTCATCGCCGGACGCTTCGCCGTCTGCGACAGCAAGAACCTCCTGAGGAACCTCATCGTCTTCCTGTGCGCGGAAGCGGTGATGGTGCTCGGCTACTTCCTCTTCGAGGGCGTGCTGTACGGATTCGCGGCGGCGCTGGGCGCAGTGTTTCCCAACATCATTCAGGGCGTCTTCGGCGTAGTGGTCGGCCTCGCGCTGACCCCGGTGGCCGAGCAGCTCAAAAAGTACGTCGCCTGA
- a CDS encoding lipase family protein, which produces MDKKEMLSLMELSADAYLAVQPLCRGENMTFIDDRRSGVQCAVRRAGSTLTIAFRGTDSKADWRSNFRFCKKTIPYDNEASPIRVHEGFLSAYKCDAVRGRLQRMVTPQIRRIRVTGHSRGAALAVLCAVDLQYNFPDRCFEVVLFGCPRVGNKAFADSYNRRVFMTMRVEQGADIVTKVPPAAFGYRHVGMRCHVGPRRARPFSFLDHLPSRYYMEMFRELPE; this is translated from the coding sequence ATGGATAAAAAGGAAATGCTTTCCCTGATGGAGCTCTCGGCGGACGCATACCTTGCCGTGCAGCCGCTCTGCCGGGGCGAGAACATGACGTTTATAGACGACCGCCGCAGCGGCGTGCAGTGCGCCGTACGCCGCGCCGGCTCGACCCTCACCATCGCCTTTCGGGGCACGGACTCCAAGGCGGACTGGCGCAGCAACTTCCGCTTTTGCAAAAAGACGATTCCTTACGACAACGAAGCCTCGCCCATCCGCGTACACGAGGGCTTTCTCTCCGCCTACAAATGCGATGCGGTGCGCGGGCGGCTCCAGCGGATGGTGACGCCGCAGATTCGCCGCATCCGCGTGACCGGGCATTCCCGGGGCGCGGCGCTGGCCGTGCTGTGCGCGGTCGATCTGCAGTACAACTTTCCCGACCGCTGCTTCGAGGTGGTGCTCTTCGGCTGCCCGCGCGTGGGCAACAAAGCGTTCGCGGATTCGTACAACCGCCGCGTCTTCATGACCATGCGCGTGGAACAGGGGGCGGACATCGTCACCAAGGTGCCCCCCGCTGCGTTCGGCTACCGGCACGTAGGCATGCGCTGCCACGTCGGCCCCCGGCGCGCGCGGCCGTTTTCGTTTCTCGACCACCTGCCCAGCCGTTATTACATGGAGATGTTCCGGGAGCTGCCGGAATAA